One window of the Burkholderia ubonensis subsp. mesacidophila genome contains the following:
- a CDS encoding DHA2 family efflux MFS transporter permease subunit produces the protein MSTASSLRDASAAPAAPDEAQAVQAVQAVRPLRGARLALLTFALSLATFIEVLDSTVTNVAVPAISGSLGVSNSQGTWVISSYSVAAAIAVPLTGWLARRIGELRLFVGAVLLFTLTSLLCGLARDLHVLVLCRALQGLFSGPMVPLSQTILLRAFPSEKRTVALALWAMTVLLAPIFGPVVGGWIIDSFSWPWIFLINLPIGIFSFAVCTAMLRPDAQRGAAGPIDVPGIVLLVIGVGALQAVLDLGHDEGWFGSPLIVTLAIVAGLAIVSLLIWEAGEAHPVVELGLFRDRTFSFCVLIISLGMMSFSVVGVVFPLWLQAVMGYNAFHAGLATAPLGILALVFSILVGLHAHRFDARALATFGFLVFAGVLAWDAHFTLNMTFAQIVAPGLIQGIGLPCFFIPLTAATLSRIPDDKLAAASSLSNFLRTLSAAFGTAMSVTLWDNRATYHYDVVSQAVTQAAANTQRFVHTLNAMGIDGTRELTTLHRIVQQQAYMMATGDMFWMASMTCLVLAAMMWLTRPKRGAAASFGH, from the coding sequence ATGAGCACCGCATCGTCGCTGCGCGACGCGAGCGCCGCCCCGGCCGCCCCGGACGAAGCGCAGGCGGTGCAGGCGGTGCAGGCGGTGCGGCCGCTGCGCGGCGCGCGCCTTGCGCTGCTGACGTTCGCGCTGTCGCTCGCGACCTTCATCGAGGTGCTCGACTCGACCGTGACCAACGTCGCGGTGCCGGCGATCTCGGGCAGTCTCGGCGTGTCGAACAGCCAGGGCACGTGGGTGATCAGCTCGTATTCGGTCGCCGCCGCGATCGCGGTGCCGCTGACCGGCTGGCTCGCGCGCCGCATCGGCGAGCTGCGGCTGTTCGTCGGCGCGGTGCTGCTGTTCACGCTGACGTCGCTGCTCTGCGGCCTCGCGCGCGACCTGCACGTGCTGGTGCTGTGCCGCGCGCTGCAGGGGCTGTTCTCCGGGCCGATGGTGCCGCTGTCGCAGACGATCCTGCTGCGCGCGTTCCCGTCCGAGAAGCGCACGGTCGCGCTCGCGCTGTGGGCGATGACGGTGCTGCTCGCGCCGATCTTCGGGCCGGTGGTCGGCGGCTGGATCATCGACAGCTTCTCGTGGCCGTGGATCTTCCTGATCAACCTGCCGATCGGCATCTTCTCGTTCGCGGTCTGCACCGCGATGCTGCGGCCCGACGCGCAGCGCGGCGCGGCCGGCCCGATCGACGTGCCGGGCATCGTGCTGCTCGTGATCGGCGTCGGCGCGCTGCAGGCGGTGCTCGACCTCGGCCACGACGAAGGCTGGTTCGGCTCGCCGCTGATCGTCACGCTGGCGATCGTCGCGGGGCTCGCGATCGTTTCGCTGCTGATCTGGGAAGCGGGCGAAGCGCATCCGGTGGTCGAGCTGGGCCTGTTCCGCGACCGCACGTTCTCGTTCTGCGTGCTGATCATCTCGCTCGGGATGATGAGCTTCTCGGTGGTCGGCGTGGTGTTCCCGCTGTGGCTGCAGGCGGTGATGGGCTACAACGCGTTCCATGCGGGGCTCGCGACCGCGCCGCTCGGCATCCTCGCGCTGGTGTTCTCGATCCTCGTCGGGCTGCACGCGCACCGTTTCGATGCGCGCGCGCTCGCGACCTTCGGCTTTCTCGTGTTCGCCGGCGTGCTCGCGTGGGACGCGCACTTCACGCTGAACATGACGTTCGCGCAGATCGTCGCGCCGGGGCTGATCCAGGGCATCGGGCTGCCGTGCTTCTTCATTCCGCTGACCGCGGCGACGCTGTCGCGCATCCCCGACGACAAGCTCGCCGCCGCGTCGAGCCTGTCGAACTTCCTGCGCACGCTGTCGGCCGCGTTCGGCACCGCGATGAGCGTGACGCTGTGGGACAACCGCGCGACCTATCACTACGACGTCGTGTCGCAGGCGGTCACGCAGGCCGCGGCGAACACGCAGCGCTTCGTGCACACGCTCAACGCGATGGGCATCGACGGCACGCG